In Synechococcus sp. Nb3U1, one DNA window encodes the following:
- a CDS encoding DUF6464 family protein, which translates to MVQLMVGVGLWLGLTFLAQLIPLLDKIGSHRAARRSWDLHNPHRLLPSSQWDSSCQYFSRSMYLPCAVNPLGPCRCSHYVALPKDSTSQAPYPEQEQQRVIQ; encoded by the coding sequence ATGGTGCAACTGATGGTGGGGGTGGGACTATGGCTGGGCCTGACTTTTTTGGCCCAGTTGATCCCCCTCCTGGACAAAATCGGATCCCACCGGGCTGCTCGCCGCAGTTGGGATCTCCACAACCCCCACCGCCTTCTGCCCTCCTCCCAATGGGATTCCTCCTGTCAATACTTTTCCCGGTCGATGTATCTGCCCTGCGCCGTCAACCCGTTAGGCCCCTGCCGCTGTAGCCACTATGTCGCGCTTCCTAAAGACTCCACCAGTCAGGCCCCTTATCCCGAGCAGGAACAACAGAGGGTCATTCAATAG
- a CDS encoding BamA/TamA family outer membrane protein, with the protein MNRSRQLCPWLASALTCGISLLMGASAWAQSAPEPGTLDLRTGGDTPAQTAPTAPAAGEPEVLVAEVVIQGTEDPQLIDRVYSVIRTRAGEISTRSQLREDINAVFATGFFADVRAVPSDTPLGVRVTFEVQPNPVVRAVQTEGARVLAPEVLREAFAEQEGRVLNFGDLQIGVADIEQWYADNGYVLAKVTDVRSSEDGTIILEIAEGEIEDIRVQGNDKTRDFIVTRELKAKPGDVFNRNQIQEDLQAVFDLNLFQDVNVGLNPGQDPDKVVVVVNVEERRTGTLGGTLGVSSATGVFAGLNLSEQNLGGNNQSASFNVQVGTTETLFDLNFTDPQIATMDIPTSYNVNVANQQASSFVFNEGFALPNGDPVRINRLGGGVTFSRPIGENWRASLGTRVQFVEARDSNGEQQRFDVLGNPITFSESGQDSYTTLRFGLVNDTRDNSNNPSQGSIFRISTEQSVRLFQNGLNANRLETSYSQFIPVDLFETRSDRPQVLAFDVRAGTTIGDLAPYDAFGIGGGNSVRGFFEGGVGSGRSFATATAELRFPIFDPVGAVVFADYGTDLGSGAAVAGNPALARNKPGNGLGLGAGIRIQSPLGPLRIDYGVGQGDAGQGQLHFSIGEKF; encoded by the coding sequence ATGAATCGTTCCAGGCAACTCTGCCCTTGGCTAGCTTCGGCTCTCACCTGTGGGATCAGCCTACTGATGGGGGCGTCGGCTTGGGCCCAATCGGCCCCCGAACCAGGCACCCTTGATTTGCGCACCGGCGGGGATACCCCCGCCCAAACCGCTCCCACAGCCCCTGCTGCTGGTGAACCAGAAGTTCTGGTGGCGGAGGTGGTGATCCAGGGGACGGAAGACCCTCAATTGATCGACCGGGTCTACAGCGTCATTCGCACCCGTGCCGGGGAAATTTCCACCCGTTCCCAACTGCGGGAAGACATCAACGCCGTCTTTGCCACGGGATTTTTTGCCGATGTGCGGGCGGTTCCTTCCGATACCCCACTGGGGGTGCGGGTCACCTTTGAGGTACAACCCAATCCGGTCGTCAGGGCTGTGCAGACGGAAGGAGCGAGAGTTTTGGCTCCCGAAGTGTTGCGGGAAGCCTTTGCAGAGCAAGAAGGGCGAGTTTTGAATTTTGGTGATCTGCAAATCGGGGTAGCGGATATTGAGCAATGGTACGCCGATAATGGCTATGTGCTGGCCAAGGTTACAGATGTGCGCTCCTCGGAAGATGGCACGATCATCCTAGAAATTGCCGAAGGAGAGATCGAAGACATTCGCGTGCAGGGTAACGACAAAACCCGCGACTTCATCGTCACCCGCGAACTAAAGGCCAAACCGGGGGATGTCTTTAACCGTAACCAAATTCAAGAAGACCTACAGGCGGTTTTTGACCTGAACCTGTTTCAGGATGTGAATGTTGGCCTCAACCCCGGCCAGGATCCCGACAAGGTAGTGGTGGTGGTCAATGTGGAGGAACGGCGCACCGGCACCCTCGGGGGCACCTTGGGGGTCAGCTCTGCTACGGGGGTGTTTGCTGGCCTCAACCTCTCGGAGCAAAACCTGGGGGGCAACAACCAAAGCGCCAGCTTCAATGTGCAGGTGGGCACCACCGAAACCCTCTTCGACCTCAACTTCACAGATCCGCAAATTGCCACGATGGACATTCCCACGTCCTACAACGTCAATGTGGCCAACCAACAGGCTTCTAGCTTTGTTTTCAATGAGGGCTTCGCCTTGCCCAATGGGGATCCCGTGCGCATCAACCGCCTCGGGGGTGGGGTAACTTTCTCTCGCCCAATCGGGGAGAATTGGCGGGCCAGCCTGGGTACCCGAGTCCAGTTTGTGGAGGCCCGCGATAGCAACGGTGAGCAGCAGCGCTTTGACGTGTTGGGCAACCCGATCACCTTCAGCGAAAGCGGCCAAGACAGCTATACCACTCTGCGGTTTGGTCTTGTGAATGATACCCGTGACAACAGCAATAACCCCAGCCAGGGATCCATTTTTCGCATCTCTACGGAACAGTCGGTGCGCCTATTCCAAAATGGCCTCAATGCCAACCGCCTAGAAACCAGCTACAGCCAATTCATCCCTGTAGACCTGTTTGAGACCCGCAGCGACCGGCCCCAGGTGCTGGCCTTTGATGTGCGGGCGGGCACGACCATTGGCGATTTAGCTCCCTACGATGCCTTCGGCATTGGGGGTGGCAACTCGGTGCGCGGCTTCTTTGAGGGGGGGGTGGGCTCCGGTCGCAGCTTCGCCACTGCCACCGCTGAATTGCGCTTTCCAATTTTCGACCCGGTGGGGGCGGTGGTCTTCGCCGACTACGGCACTGACTTGGGCAGTGGAGCCGCCGTGGCCGGGAATCCTGCCTTGGCCCGTAACAAACCCGGCAATGGCCTAGGGTTAGGGGCTGGCATTCGCATTCAGTCTCCACTAGGGCCGCTGCGCATCGACTACGGGGTCGGGCAGGGGGATGCTGGTCAGGGTCAGTTGCACTTTAGTATTGGCGAAAAGTTCTAG
- a CDS encoding Mrp/NBP35 family ATP-binding protein, with translation MTTSTLNAAAILEVLRPVQDPELRRSLVELNMIRDIRVEPERVAFTLVLTTPACPLREFIVDECKAAIRQLAPIETIDVTVTAETPRSPSLPDRQGIPGVRNIVAISSGKGGVGKTSVSVNVAIALAQSGARVGLLDADIYGPNVPLMLGLQDQSLFVQKREDGSEDIFPLENYGVKMVSMGLLIGRDQPVIWRGPMLNGVIRQFLYQVQWGELDYLIVDMPPGTGDAQLTLTQAVPLAGAVIVTTPQSVALLDSRKGLNMFRQLQVPILGIVENMSYFIPPDLPDRQYDIFGSEGGETTARELGIPLLGRIPLEIALRQGGDAGKPIVVGHPESAAAQALTQIAKTLAGRVSMLALGAG, from the coding sequence ATGACAACTTCCACCCTCAATGCCGCCGCCATTTTAGAGGTATTACGGCCCGTTCAGGATCCGGAGCTGCGCCGTAGCTTGGTGGAACTGAACATGATTCGGGATATTCGGGTGGAGCCAGAACGGGTGGCTTTTACCCTGGTGTTGACTACTCCTGCCTGTCCATTGCGGGAATTCATTGTGGATGAGTGCAAGGCGGCCATCCGCCAGTTGGCCCCGATTGAAACCATCGATGTCACGGTGACAGCAGAAACCCCCCGTTCCCCCTCCCTACCGGATCGGCAAGGGATCCCTGGAGTCCGCAATATCGTCGCCATCTCCAGCGGCAAAGGGGGGGTGGGCAAAACTTCGGTATCGGTGAATGTCGCCATTGCGTTGGCCCAAAGTGGGGCGCGAGTGGGGCTGCTGGATGCTGATATTTACGGCCCGAATGTGCCGCTCATGTTGGGGCTTCAGGATCAGTCTCTGTTTGTGCAAAAACGGGAGGATGGCAGCGAGGATATCTTCCCGCTGGAGAACTACGGCGTGAAGATGGTGTCGATGGGCCTGTTGATCGGGCGGGATCAGCCGGTGATTTGGCGGGGGCCGATGTTGAATGGGGTGATCCGGCAGTTTCTCTATCAGGTGCAGTGGGGAGAGTTGGACTATTTGATTGTGGATATGCCCCCTGGCACTGGCGATGCCCAACTGACCCTGACGCAGGCGGTGCCTTTGGCTGGGGCGGTGATCGTCACAACACCTCAGTCGGTGGCGCTGCTGGATAGCCGCAAGGGCTTGAATATGTTCCGGCAGTTGCAGGTGCCGATTCTGGGCATTGTGGAAAACATGAGCTACTTTATCCCGCCTGATTTGCCGGATCGCCAGTACGATATTTTCGGCTCAGAAGGCGGGGAAACCACCGCCCGCGAATTGGGGATCCCGTTGTTGGGGCGGATCCCGTTGGAAATTGCCCTACGTCAAGGGGGGGATGCGGGCAAACCGATTGTGGTCGGCCATCCTGAGTCGGCTGCGGCTCAAGCCTTAACCCAGATTGCCAAAACCCTGGCTGGGCGGGTGTCGATGTTGGCTTTGGGGGCAGGTTAG